From a region of the Brassica napus cultivar Da-Ae unplaced genomic scaffold, Da-Ae ScsIHWf_2078;HRSCAF=2729, whole genome shotgun sequence genome:
- the LOC125599973 gene encoding chaperone protein dnaJ 8, chloroplastic-like, which produces MTIALTIGGNVFSGLSGSKSSIRKNAKMLNRTRVVCSSSSIMDPYKTLKIRPDSSEYEVKQAFRQLAKKYHPDVCRGNNCGVQFQTINEAYNIVLKQIKNQMEGTEEFQPFDVYDEGFNGMNDPDCDTWEEWMGWEGAGTRDYSSHVNPYA; this is translated from the exons ATGACTATTGCTTTAACCATTGGAGGAAACGTGTTCTCGGGTCTATCCGGATCAAAGTCCAGCATAAGAAAGAACGCGAAGATGCTAAACAGAACAAGAGTCgtttgttcttcatcttctatAATGGATCCTTATAAGACCCTTAAGATCCGACCCGATTCATCCGAATACGAGGTCAAGCAAGCTTTCAGACAACTCGCCAAAAAG TATCATCCTGATGTTTGTAGAGGAAACAACTGTGGGGTACAGTTTCAAACAATCAACGAAGCTTACAAT ATTGTGTTGAAGCAAATAAAGAATCAGATGGAGGGAACAGAGGAGTTTCAGCCGTTCGATGTATATGACGAGGGGTTCAACGGAATGAATGATCCAGATTGCGACACGTGGGAGGAATGGATGGGATGGGAAGGTGCAGGAACCAGAGACTACTCTTCTCACGTCAATCCTTACGCTTGA
- the LOC106429700 gene encoding pre-mRNA-splicing factor CWC22 homolog, which produces MGRHDSSSEEEERVRRDRSPDESSRRDLEIGGVAHKMRADSSSDEESGRRSRKNRREVDSGSDDDDKERDRGKRVEVDDATVREKRASKERTSSDEEDENHLSKVTGDVDDDYERKRSPKGRERHDRERTHRGSRVLADKPSGKEDDRQKSRRGGRESERKRRDHQASDDDEEGEIRNRRRGRERTDRGNEGLLKRDRRERDWSDRHRRDDGGRDEKERRHSDRYSDSQTDKLRKEEKSEAAKPKLPELNPSDSNAIALGKSGGVYIPPFKLARMMKEVEDKSSVEYQRLTWDALRKSINGLVNKVNASNIKNIIPELFAENLIRGRGLFCRSCMKSQMASPGFTDVFAALVAVINAKFPEVAELLLKRVVLQLKRAYKRNDKPQLLAAVKFIAHLVNQQVAEEIIALELVTVLLENPTDDSVEVAVGFVTECGAMLQDVTPKGLHGIFERFRGILHEGEIDKRVQYLIEGLFAIRKAKFQGHPAVRPELDLVEEKYSHDISIDDEINPETSLDVFKPDPDFLENEKKYEVLKKELLGEDESDDEDGSDASSEDNDDEEDDSDEEEDEEQMRIRDETETNLVNLRRTIYLTIMSSVDFEEAGHKLLKIKLEPGQEMELCIMLLECCSQERTYLRYYGLLGQRFCMINKIHQENFEKCFVQQYSMIHRLETNKLRNVAKFFAHLLGTDALPWHVLAYIRLTEEDTTSSSRIFIKILFQELSEHLGIRLLNERLQDPTMQESLESIFPKDNPKNTRFAINFFTSIGLGGITENLREYLKNMPRLIMQQQKQVAESTSSSGSDSSGSESDSSTSSSSSSSSSDESDREKRKRRRRS; this is translated from the exons ATGGGTAGGCACGATAGTTCCTCCGAGGAAGAGGAGAGAGTGAGAAGAGATAGAAGCCCAGATGAGAGCTCGCGAAGAGATCTAGAGATTGGTGGTGTTGCACATAAGATGAGAGCAGATAGCTCCTCAGATGAGGAATCAGGTAGGCGGTCTAGGAAGAATCGAAGAGAAGTAGACTCTGGTTCTGACGACGATgataaagagagagatagagggAAAAGAGTGGAAGTAGATGATGCTACTGTTCGTGAGAAGAGGGCAAGTAAAGAGAGGACTTCttctgatgaagaagatgagaaccatcttTCAAAGGTTACTGGAGATGTTGATGATGATTATGAAAGGAAGAGAAGTCCCAAAGGCAGGGAGAGGCATGATAGAGAGAGGACTCATAGGGGTAGTAGAGTCTTAGCTGATAAGCCTTCTGGTAAAGAAGATGACAGACAAAAGAGCAGGAGAGGTGGGAGAGAAAGCGAGAGGAAACGTAGAGATCATCAAGCATCTGACGACGATGAGGAAGGTGAGATTAGGAACAGgagaagagggagagagaggacTGATAGAGGTAACGAAGGTCTCTTAAAGAGAGATCGGAGGGAGAGAGACTGGTCTGATAGGCATCGGAGGGACGATGGAGGTAGAGATGAAAAGGAGAGGCGACACAGTGACAGATATAGCGATAGCCAAACAGACAAGTTgagaaaggaagagaagagtgaagCTGCAAAGCCCAAGCTGCCAGAGCTCAACCCATCTGATAGCAATGCTATTGCTTTGGGAAAATCTGGCGGAGTTTATATCCCTCCGTTCAAGCTAGCACGCATGATGAAGGAGGTGGAAGATAAGAGCAGTGTAGAGTATCAGCGTCTAACATGGGACGCTCTCCGTAAAAGTATTAACGGGCTGGTCAATAAAGTCAATGCAAGTAACATCAAGAACATAATCCCTGAACTGTTTGCTGAGAACCTCATCAGAGGAAGGGGACTTTTCTGCCGTTCATGTATGAAGTCTCAAATGGCGTCTCCTGGATTCACTGACGTCTTTGCAGCTCTAGTCGCTGTTATCAACGCCAAGTTCCCTGAAGTTGCTGAACTTCTATTGAAAAGGGTCGTTTTGCAGCTAAAGAGAGCTTATAAGCGTAATGACAAG CCTCAATTGCTAGCTGCTGTTAAGTTTATAGCACATCTAGTGAACCAGCAAGTGGCTGAGGAAATCATTGCACTTGAATTAGTCACTGTACTTCTGGAAAACCCGACTGATGACAGTGTGGAGGTGGCTGTTGGTTTCGTTACAGAGTGTGGTGCGATGCTTCAGGACGTTACACCAAAAGGATTGCATG GGATTTTTGAGCGGTTTCGTGGTATACTGCACGAGGGAGAGATAGATAAGAGAGTTCAGTATTTGATTGAAGGACTCTTTGCTATTAGGAAAGCGAAGTTTCAG GGACATCCTGCTGTTCGTCCTGAGCTGGATCTTGTGGAAGAAAAATATTCGCATGATATATCTATTGATGACGAAATAAATCCTGAAACCTCTCTTG ATGTTTTCAAACCTGATCCTGACTTCCTTGAGAACGAAAAGAAGTACGAGGTCCTGAAGAAGGAATTACTCGGTGAGGATGAGTCTGACGATGAAGATGGATCTGATGCTAGTTCAGAGGATAAcgatgatgaggaagatgattctgatgaagaagaagatgaagaacaaatGAGAATAAGAGACGAGACAGAGACCAATCTTGTTAATCTTAGGAGGACAATATACCTGACCATTATGTCTAGCGTTGATTTTGAGGAAGCAGGTCACAAGTTACTTAAAATTAAACTTGAGCCAGGCCAAGAG ATGGAGCTATGCATAATGCTCCTGGAATGTTGCTCTCAGGAGAGAACGTACCTGCGTTACTACGGTTTGTTGGGTCAGCGTTTCTGTATGATCAACAAGATTCATCAAGAGAATTTTGAGAAATGTTTTGTTCAGCAGTACTCAATGATCCACCGGCTTGAGACGAACAAGCTGCGTAATGTGGCTAAGTTTTTCGCCCATTTACTGGGCACAGATGCACTCCCCTGGCATGTGCTTGCCTACATTCGCTTAACTGAGGAGGACACAACTTCGTCGTCCCGTATCTTCATTAAGATCCTTTTTCAG GAATTGTCAGAACACTTGGGGATTAGGCTGCTTAATGAGAGGCTTCAGGATCCAACAATGCAGGAGTCACTTGAATCCATCTTTCCTAAAGATAATCCAAAGAACACGAGGTTTGCAATCAACTTCTTCACCTCCATTGGTCTTGGAGGCATCACGGAGAATCTGAGAGAGTACCTGAAGAACATGCCACGGCTCATCATGCAACAACAGAAGCAAGTTGCAGAATCAACATCATCGTCTGGATCCGACAGTTCTGGTTCTGAGTCAGATTCatcgacttcttcttcttcttcttcttctagttcGGATGAAAGCGACAGAGAGAAGAGGaagcgaagaagaagatctTGA